In the Actinomycetes bacterium genome, one interval contains:
- a CDS encoding diguanylate cyclase yields MKILVVDDESLSRLVVQAVVERLGHECVAAVDGEAGWRRFVDDEPDVLIADRLMPGIDGLELCRRVRADPRPGYTYIILVTVLGDREDVLRGMEAGADDYLVKPVDPFALESRLIAAERVTALHTELACYRAELAELARKDALTGLGNRRSLEEDLGTLHARSQRYGRSYCVAMCDVDRFKAFNDTYGHQAGDEALSAVARRISAAVRTGDGVYRYGGEELLLVLPEQNLESGLVAVERVRAVVEQLAIPHAAGPGGVLTLSAGIAAYRPGDETTPGKLLKQADGALYQAKSAGRNRVCQGQAPVRGGE; encoded by the coding sequence GTGAAGATCCTCGTGGTCGACGACGAGTCGCTCTCCCGGCTCGTGGTGCAGGCCGTCGTCGAGCGGCTGGGACATGAGTGCGTCGCAGCCGTGGACGGCGAGGCAGGGTGGCGCCGCTTCGTCGACGACGAGCCCGACGTGCTGATCGCCGACCGCTTGATGCCCGGGATCGACGGCCTTGAGTTGTGCCGCAGGGTGCGGGCCGACCCGCGGCCGGGCTACACCTACATCATCCTGGTGACCGTGCTGGGGGACCGCGAGGACGTCCTCCGGGGCATGGAGGCCGGAGCAGACGACTACCTGGTCAAGCCCGTGGACCCGTTCGCGCTCGAGTCCAGGCTGATCGCGGCCGAGCGGGTGACCGCCTTGCACACCGAGCTCGCCTGCTACCGCGCCGAGCTGGCGGAGCTGGCCCGCAAGGACGCCCTGACGGGCCTCGGCAACCGGCGGTCCCTCGAGGAGGACCTCGGGACCCTCCATGCCCGGAGCCAGCGCTACGGCCGTAGCTACTGCGTTGCCATGTGCGACGTCGACCGTTTCAAGGCCTTCAACGACACCTACGGGCATCAGGCCGGTGACGAGGCGCTGTCTGCGGTGGCGCGCAGGATCTCCGCCGCGGTCCGGACCGGTGACGGCGTCTACCGTTACGGAGGCGAGGAGCTTCTGCTCGTGCTGCCTGAGCAGAACCTCGAGTCGGGGCTGGTGGCGGTCGAGCGTGTTCGAGCGGTCGTGGAGCAGCTCGCCATCCCGCATGCGGCCGGGCCCGGGGGCGTGCTGACGCTGAGCGCCGGGATCGCCGCCTACCGCCCGGGCGACGAGACCACTCCTGGGAAGTTGCTCAAGCAGGCCGATGGCGCGCTCTACCAGGCGAAGTCGGCTGGCCGAAATCGAGTCTGCCAGGGTCAGGCTCCGGTTCGGGGCGGGGAGTAG
- a CDS encoding Hpt domain-containing protein, with protein sequence MIQEAARGGEARVQAADSPAAPNVPTPNETVPTPSETVPTPSETPTPSETPTSQRAPVRAFIDPERLAMLRELDSSGAHAAGMTGSLLRDLVDGFLASAPVAVADLRAAAERDDATAMQEVAHHLKGAAVTLGLAAMAALCAEVETLVSSGALMSARGLIPRLEEELDGARSALDAAVSSR encoded by the coding sequence ATGATCCAGGAAGCGGCCCGGGGTGGAGAGGCGCGGGTACAGGCGGCCGACTCGCCCGCGGCGCCGAACGTGCCGACGCCAAACGAAACCGTGCCGACGCCAAGCGAAACCGTGCCGACGCCAAGCGAAACGCCGACGCCAAGCGAAACGCCGACGTCCCAGAGAGCGCCGGTCAGGGCGTTCATCGATCCGGAGCGCTTGGCCATGCTGCGGGAGCTCGACTCCTCCGGCGCCCATGCGGCCGGCATGACAGGTTCTCTGTTGCGGGACCTGGTCGACGGCTTCCTGGCCAGTGCGCCGGTCGCCGTCGCCGACCTTCGCGCTGCGGCCGAGCGCGATGATGCGACCGCCATGCAGGAGGTCGCACACCATCTCAAGGGGGCGGCGGTCACGCTCGGCCTCGCCGCCATGGCAGCCCTCTGCGCAGAGGTCGAGACGTTGGTCAGCTCTGGGGCCCTCATGTCCGCCCGCGGCCTCATCCCCCGGTTGGAAGAGGAGCTCGACGGCGCGAGGAGCGCGCTGGACGCCGCGGTGTCCAGCAGATGA